Proteins from one Streptomyces roseifaciens genomic window:
- a CDS encoding nitroreductase family protein, with product MGFAHEYATAIMHRGRIPMEPVGFVPDWSDRPRKGKFYPGAESFPLPEGDDAGPAATVQEGVFGGAGRQEGCFSLPLMGGMLLDSYGRTGRRLGVQANTDLPSLPLYTDANWSRGTASGGGLYPATVYWVNGPGGPLAPGVHHYSTTHHAMQRLLTGDVSAEVREAAGLGPDVATDQFLVLGVKFWQNAFKYNSFCMHAVSMDVGALLQTWRMWARARGLRIEPALWFDEERIARLLGLDVLDEGVFAVVPLTWERTTAPAATGRATGPAPRVRRTESERSRRVIPFETVRRIQAATLENATARPEPGALAPAAVSPEPPSSAPEAAPVALPEPAPLSMGVREALRRRRSSFGRFDARRPLAADQLAATLAAAASASVGSDATGPDRQDGPDRQAWPDGQAWPDTPRLARLYVFVNHVEGIAPGAYAYEPGSAHGLRLVKPGPPGDFLQRNYFLSNYNLEQAAAVVVPAVRTAAVLDAAGDRGYRLVNATVGAVAQTFYTAATALGVGSGVALGFDTVSFVEELELAESGEAPLLIMLVGHERPGSADFRYEIA from the coding sequence GTGGGTTTCGCCCATGAATACGCGACTGCGATCATGCATCGCGGCAGGATTCCCATGGAGCCCGTCGGCTTCGTTCCCGACTGGTCGGACCGGCCGCGCAAAGGGAAGTTCTACCCGGGCGCCGAGTCCTTCCCGCTGCCGGAGGGCGACGACGCCGGGCCCGCGGCCACCGTGCAGGAGGGGGTGTTCGGCGGCGCCGGCCGCCAGGAGGGGTGCTTCTCCCTGCCGCTGATGGGCGGGATGCTGCTCGACTCGTACGGCCGCACAGGGCGGCGGCTGGGCGTCCAGGCCAACACCGACCTGCCGTCGCTGCCCCTCTACACCGACGCCAACTGGTCGCGGGGAACGGCCTCGGGCGGCGGCCTCTACCCCGCGACGGTCTACTGGGTGAACGGACCCGGCGGGCCCCTGGCACCGGGGGTCCACCACTACTCCACGACGCACCACGCCATGCAGCGGCTGCTGACCGGCGACGTCTCGGCGGAGGTGCGCGAGGCCGCCGGCCTGGGCCCGGACGTGGCGACCGACCAGTTCCTGGTGCTGGGCGTCAAGTTCTGGCAGAACGCCTTCAAGTACAACAGCTTTTGCATGCACGCGGTCAGCATGGACGTCGGCGCCCTGCTGCAGACCTGGCGGATGTGGGCACGCGCCCGGGGCCTGCGCATCGAGCCCGCCCTGTGGTTCGACGAGGAGCGCATCGCCCGGCTGCTCGGCCTCGACGTCCTGGACGAGGGCGTCTTCGCGGTGGTTCCGCTCACCTGGGAACGTACAACGGCCCCGGCCGCCACGGGACGTGCCACCGGGCCTGCGCCCCGGGTGCGCCGCACCGAGAGCGAACGCTCCCGCCGCGTGATCCCCTTCGAGACCGTCCGGCGGATCCAGGCCGCGACCCTCGAGAATGCCACCGCCCGCCCGGAGCCCGGCGCGCTCGCTCCGGCGGCCGTTTCGCCGGAGCCGCCGAGCAGCGCACCGGAGGCGGCACCCGTGGCCCTGCCGGAGCCTGCACCGCTGAGCATGGGCGTGCGGGAGGCGCTGCGCAGGCGGCGCAGCAGCTTCGGCCGGTTCGACGCCCGGCGGCCGCTCGCCGCCGATCAGCTGGCCGCGACGCTGGCGGCCGCCGCGTCGGCGTCCGTCGGCAGCGACGCGACCGGTCCGGACAGGCAGGACGGTCCGGACAGGCAGGCCTGGCCGGACGGGCAGGCCTGGCCGGATACGCCTCGGCTCGCCCGACTCTACGTCTTCGTCAACCACGTCGAGGGGATCGCTCCCGGCGCGTACGCCTACGAGCCGGGCAGCGCGCACGGGCTGCGGCTGGTCAAGCCGGGGCCGCCGGGCGACTTCCTCCAGCGGAACTACTTCCTGTCCAACTACAACCTGGAACAGGCCGCGGCCGTCGTCGTGCCCGCCGTGCGCACCGCCGCCGTGCTCGACGCGGCCGGCGACCGCGGCTACCGGCTGGTCAACGCCACCGTCGGGGCGGTCGCGCAGACCTTCTACACCGCGGCGACCGCGCTCGGCGTGGGCAGCGGGGTCGCGCTGGGCTTCGACACCGTGTCGTTCGTCGAGGAGCTGGAGCTCGCGGAGAGCGGCGAGGCACCACTGCTGATCATGCTCGTCGGCCACGAACGCCCCGGCTCCGCCGACTTCCGCTACGAGATCGCCTGA
- a CDS encoding TOMM precursor leader peptide-binding protein has translation MTPTDTGTAHDPGVARPSFPDTARPSDTARPAGAAGVPSIAADGTGLSPAPPEWEHACRDIAALLRASPAGTGAPTEVAPLGVRDELAQEALPQGDLAPRVHLYGHHALIGPFPRPDRAHRDGGVPCPRCLARRWQSVRGRALRDALELGSDTRAAGRPPYALPFLTDAMAALIAARTADSPATGAADEDGPFPAVHLLDLETLHVSRHLIVPDAECPDCGRRVPDSAQAAELTLQPAPKHRPGSFRVRAVSQYELPVRAFANPVCGALGPGVVHDVASASTSATVGCFELRSGEYLRETFWGGHADSYADSERIGVLEGLERAAGMRARGRSPQVRASLAALGDDALDPRECGLYAEEFHRANPRVVPFSPDREIPWVWGYSLRDHRPLLVPEILTYYGTPGLENRFVQESSNGCASGGSVEEAVHHGLMEVIERDAFLLAWYGRAALPEIDPQTSTDPRTRQMVDRLAMYGYEARFFDTRITFPVPVVTAVAVRTDGGTGTLCFGAGAGLDPEAALAGGLCEIATDAVNIRGRAERDGTRLRAMAADFDKVLALHDHPLVYGLPEMAPHASFLLGHRGPKLPMAELYAPGERMLPVAEDLRDDVERCVAVVTGAGFDVIVVDQTLPEQRDLGLHTVCVIVPGLLPIDFGWQRQRALRMPRMRTALYAAGLRERELRADELNPAPHPFP, from the coding sequence ATGACTCCCACTGACACCGGCACCGCCCACGACCCCGGCGTCGCCCGCCCGAGCTTTCCCGACACCGCCCGCCCGTCCGACACCGCCCGCCCCGCCGGCGCCGCCGGCGTCCCCAGCATCGCCGCCGACGGCACCGGACTCTCGCCCGCCCCACCCGAGTGGGAGCATGCCTGCCGCGACATCGCCGCGCTCCTGCGCGCATCACCCGCGGGTACGGGCGCCCCGACCGAAGTGGCACCGCTGGGCGTACGCGACGAACTGGCTCAGGAGGCCCTCCCCCAGGGGGACCTCGCGCCGCGCGTCCACCTCTACGGGCACCACGCGCTCATCGGCCCCTTCCCCCGGCCGGACCGTGCGCACCGCGACGGCGGCGTGCCCTGCCCCCGCTGTCTGGCCCGCCGCTGGCAGTCCGTACGCGGCCGGGCCCTGCGCGATGCACTGGAGCTGGGGTCGGACACACGGGCTGCCGGGCGGCCTCCGTACGCCCTACCGTTCCTGACGGACGCGATGGCCGCGCTGATAGCCGCCCGTACCGCAGACAGCCCAGCCACAGGCGCCGCCGACGAGGACGGACCCTTCCCCGCCGTCCACCTCCTCGACCTCGAAACCCTGCACGTCAGCCGCCACTTGATCGTCCCGGACGCGGAGTGCCCCGACTGCGGACGCCGCGTCCCCGACAGCGCGCAGGCCGCGGAGCTCACCCTGCAGCCCGCGCCCAAGCACCGGCCCGGCTCGTTCCGGGTGCGGGCGGTCTCGCAGTACGAGCTGCCGGTGAGGGCGTTCGCCAATCCGGTGTGCGGGGCGCTCGGCCCCGGTGTCGTGCACGACGTCGCCTCGGCGTCGACATCGGCCACGGTCGGCTGCTTCGAGCTGCGCTCGGGCGAGTACCTGCGCGAGACGTTCTGGGGCGGCCACGCCGACTCCTACGCCGACAGCGAGCGCATCGGCGTCCTGGAGGGTCTCGAACGCGCGGCGGGCATGCGGGCCCGCGGCCGGTCCCCGCAGGTGCGGGCGTCCCTCGCCGCCCTGGGTGACGACGCGCTCGACCCGCGCGAGTGCGGCCTGTACGCGGAGGAGTTCCACCGGGCCAACCCGCGCGTGGTGCCGTTCTCCCCCGACCGGGAGATCCCCTGGGTCTGGGGGTACTCCCTGCGGGACCACCGGCCGCTGCTCGTACCGGAGATCCTCACCTACTACGGCACGCCCGGCCTGGAGAACCGGTTCGTCCAGGAAAGCTCCAACGGCTGCGCCTCGGGCGGCTCTGTGGAGGAGGCCGTCCACCACGGGCTGATGGAGGTGATCGAGCGGGACGCCTTCCTGCTCGCCTGGTACGGGCGGGCCGCCCTCCCCGAGATCGACCCGCAGACCAGCACGGACCCGCGGACGCGGCAGATGGTCGACCGGCTGGCGATGTACGGCTACGAGGCGCGGTTCTTCGACACCCGCATCACCTTCCCGGTGCCGGTGGTGACCGCGGTGGCGGTCCGCACCGACGGAGGCACCGGCACACTGTGCTTCGGCGCGGGGGCCGGCCTCGACCCGGAGGCCGCCCTGGCCGGCGGGCTGTGCGAAATCGCGACCGACGCGGTGAACATCCGGGGCCGGGCCGAGCGGGACGGCACACGGCTGCGTGCCATGGCGGCGGACTTCGACAAGGTGCTGGCCCTGCACGACCATCCACTGGTCTACGGCCTCCCCGAGATGGCTCCGCACGCCTCGTTCCTCCTCGGCCACCGCGGGCCGAAGCTGCCCATGGCGGAGCTGTACGCACCGGGCGAGCGCATGCTGCCCGTCGCGGAAGACCTCCGGGACGACGTCGAGCGGTGCGTGGCCGTGGTGACCGGCGCGGGATTCGACGTGATCGTCGTCGACCAGACCCTGCCCGAACAGCGCGACCTGGGCCTGCACACGGTCTGTGTGATCGTGCCCGGTCTGCTGCCGATCGACTTCGGCTGGCAGCGGCAGCGGGCGCTGCGGATGCCGCGGATGCGGACGGCGCTGTATGCGGCCGGGCTGCGCGAGCGCGAGCTACGGGCGGACGAGCTCAACCCGGCTCCGCATCCGTTCCCTTGA
- a CDS encoding TOMM precursor leader peptide-binding protein, producing MLEAYEEIAGTRPRIRRDVLFTRTPDGVLFHNAHGGFHVNSPSAYRFATLLVPHLNGKHRVADLCEGLGDGQRAMVGSLVSTLYEREFARDTPAPGTSAPPAFSPEVAERFAPQIAYADHYADDAERRFHDFRTARVAVLGDDAVAGWCALGLVRNGIASVGHRAGTEDRFARAHEEAEGLRAAGCPVSLEPIEATGSAAGQAADGPVTVSWSDLAAYDIVVVTGGTDGPRPLFRLLEAGVPEGKSLVPAAMFGSRAVVGPLMTHGSTGCWACAVLRLGAHGDAAAAADLWSGICLPAAGDPLAQQPGRSLSAMIGNLLGYEVFRLTTGALPAETLGQVIIQDTESFDVVAEPLLAHPRCPFCRTTGAAAPEPAAPAAAPVALPDVPAPAPAITTTIPAGPNPTGIDSTGIAPTSIDSDALLAELNSRQILVRPHTGVFERFTDEPWTQTPLKAGTVRLPLGHGRSREIAAFDLHTVAGARLTALDTAACVYAEHVVPLGGVLPGDAVRPDRAQGRLRVLGPDSLTVASGLPARAEDVTAWVRASSLTGAGPALVPAGAVRTFGPYNHDRLHTPTSAGTGAGRTTPEATAQGLLSALCHDALERALRRTGGAALIAPDAHGDDPELTFLVSSARNLGIERYELLDLGETERSSAHVLFARALLPHSGTWAWAVAGATDRRQAAVTALRDLLGQEQLGRELAGADRSGRASSVDLGDPLLGDLAPETLTTMGTSAGRLDASDATTYATVLDRLRAAGRDALVVPTGSADLLAGGISTVRVLLTRDGSAGNAPEGSDDSH from the coding sequence ATGCTGGAAGCCTACGAAGAGATTGCCGGGACACGGCCCCGCATCCGCCGTGACGTCCTTTTCACCCGCACCCCGGACGGCGTGCTGTTCCACAACGCCCACGGCGGATTCCACGTCAACTCCCCGTCCGCGTACCGCTTCGCCACCCTCCTCGTCCCGCACCTGAACGGGAAGCACCGGGTCGCGGACCTGTGCGAGGGGCTCGGTGACGGGCAGCGGGCCATGGTCGGCAGCCTGGTGAGCACGCTGTACGAGCGGGAGTTCGCCCGTGACACGCCCGCCCCCGGCACCTCGGCTCCTCCCGCCTTCTCCCCCGAGGTCGCGGAGCGCTTCGCGCCGCAGATCGCCTACGCCGACCACTACGCCGACGACGCGGAACGACGCTTCCACGACTTCCGTACGGCCCGGGTGGCCGTACTCGGCGACGATGCGGTCGCAGGCTGGTGCGCGCTCGGCCTGGTCCGCAACGGCATCGCATCCGTCGGCCACCGAGCCGGTACGGAGGATCGTTTCGCCCGCGCTCATGAGGAGGCGGAGGGCCTCCGCGCCGCCGGATGCCCCGTCTCCCTGGAGCCGATCGAAGCGACGGGTTCCGCAGCAGGGCAGGCCGCCGACGGGCCGGTGACGGTGTCCTGGAGCGACCTCGCCGCGTACGACATCGTCGTCGTCACCGGCGGCACGGACGGCCCGCGCCCGCTCTTCCGCCTGCTCGAAGCCGGAGTGCCGGAGGGCAAGTCGCTCGTACCGGCGGCCATGTTCGGCAGCCGCGCGGTCGTCGGCCCGCTCATGACGCACGGGAGCACCGGCTGCTGGGCCTGTGCCGTGCTGCGTCTCGGCGCCCATGGAGACGCCGCGGCCGCCGCCGATCTGTGGAGCGGCATCTGCCTGCCCGCAGCAGGAGATCCTCTCGCGCAGCAGCCCGGCCGCAGCCTCTCGGCGATGATCGGCAACCTTCTTGGCTACGAGGTCTTCCGGCTCACCACGGGCGCGCTGCCCGCCGAGACGCTCGGACAGGTGATCATCCAGGACACCGAGTCGTTCGACGTGGTCGCCGAGCCCCTGCTCGCGCACCCCCGTTGCCCGTTCTGCCGCACGACCGGCGCCGCGGCCCCTGAACCGGCGGCCCCGGCCGCCGCCCCGGTTGCCCTCCCCGACGTACCCGCACCCGCACCCGCCATCACTACGACCATCCCCGCCGGCCCCAACCCCACAGGCATCGACTCCACAGGCATCGCCCCCACCAGCATCGACTCGGACGCGCTCCTCGCCGAGCTCAACAGCCGCCAGATACTCGTCCGGCCGCACACGGGCGTCTTCGAACGGTTCACGGACGAGCCGTGGACCCAGACCCCCCTCAAGGCCGGCACGGTGCGCCTGCCCCTGGGGCACGGGAGAAGCCGCGAGATCGCCGCGTTCGACCTGCACACCGTCGCCGGCGCCCGGCTCACGGCCCTGGACACCGCGGCCTGCGTCTACGCCGAGCACGTCGTCCCCCTGGGAGGCGTGCTCCCCGGGGACGCCGTCCGCCCCGACCGGGCGCAGGGCCGGCTCCGCGTCCTCGGTCCCGACTCGCTCACCGTCGCCAGCGGCCTGCCCGCCCGCGCCGAAGACGTCACCGCCTGGGTACGCGCCTCCTCCCTCACCGGCGCGGGCCCGGCGCTCGTGCCTGCAGGCGCGGTCCGCACCTTCGGCCCGTACAACCACGACCGGCTCCACACCCCCACGTCCGCCGGCACCGGCGCGGGCCGTACGACCCCCGAGGCCACGGCCCAAGGACTGCTCTCTGCGCTGTGCCACGACGCGCTGGAACGCGCCCTGCGCCGCACCGGCGGGGCGGCCCTCATCGCCCCGGACGCCCACGGGGACGATCCGGAGCTCACCTTCCTGGTCAGCTCGGCCCGCAACCTCGGCATCGAGAGGTACGAGCTCCTCGACCTCGGCGAGACGGAACGCTCCTCCGCCCACGTCCTGTTCGCCCGGGCACTCCTCCCCCACTCCGGCACGTGGGCCTGGGCGGTGGCAGGCGCCACGGACCGGCGGCAGGCCGCGGTGACGGCCCTGCGCGACCTGCTGGGACAGGAACAGCTCGGCCGCGAACTCGCCGGAGCCGACCGCAGTGGCCGCGCCTCCTCCGTCGACCTGGGCGATCCGCTGCTGGGCGATCTCGCCCCCGAGACCCTCACCACCATGGGAACGAGCGCCGGCCGTCTGGACGCCTCCGATGCCACGACGTACGCGACGGTGCTGGACCGGCTGCGTGCCGCAGGACGTGACGCGCTCGTCGTGCCCACCGGCTCGGCCGACCTCCTCGCGGGCGGCATCAGCACGGTCCGCGTGCTGCTCACGCGCGACGGCTCCGCCGGGAACGCTCCCGAGGGCTCCGATGACTCCCACTGA
- a CDS encoding AfsR/SARP family transcriptional regulator: protein MRFQVLGPLRIADGPEVVVLPPSKPTILLASLLLRPDAVVPADFLRQAIWGDDEPSSAKAALHTCVLRLRKTFIKYGIAEAVIESVPGGYRVVVEDGALDLVRFRELRAGARAAQDPEAELCLLREALALWQGAPLSNVPSDFLRRGELPGLVEERLSVVERACDIELLLGRCGQALVELWAASRAHPGHERFREQLIEALYRSGRKADALAEYRDVKRYLREELGVDPGPALQRLELRILRGDVLGPPPLAVPVRESARTGRDVAGGNPAARPAAVTAPPFPSTSTPSPSSAPTPASASASASGPILTPPPTLPITAVSSFTGRATEGAAIAARLTADRSGPALVVVSGAPGIGKTALALHVAQLVGHHFPDGRFAVRMTRTDGTPRTSAEVAAELQGMAAAPGPASACGADRRVLLILDDVADPALVRPLLPTGTGSAAVLTSRLGLAGLVAAHGGWATRLDALAEDESSQLLSAALGDVRAGAEPEAVRELAAACGHFPLALRIAAARLLTRPRLAVADCVAWLREDPMRRLSLPDDPRMSVPRVLGDALQRLDPRLAEVFLRIGGAPPAPLSVADAARLLGIPPVPAEEILEQLADAGLLEEEPAGRFRMHELLRTFARCATGYTGYQDGSLALPSRQ from the coding sequence ATGCGCTTTCAGGTTCTCGGCCCGTTACGGATCGCCGACGGGCCCGAGGTGGTCGTCCTCCCGCCGTCCAAGCCCACGATTCTGCTCGCCTCTCTGCTCCTGCGCCCGGACGCGGTGGTCCCGGCGGACTTCCTGCGGCAGGCGATCTGGGGTGACGACGAACCGTCGTCCGCCAAGGCGGCCCTGCACACGTGCGTGCTGCGGCTGCGCAAGACCTTCATCAAGTACGGAATCGCCGAGGCGGTCATCGAGTCCGTTCCCGGCGGCTACCGGGTCGTGGTCGAGGACGGCGCCCTGGACCTGGTGCGCTTCCGGGAGCTGCGGGCCGGGGCACGGGCCGCACAGGATCCCGAGGCCGAGTTGTGCCTGCTCCGGGAGGCACTGGCGCTGTGGCAGGGGGCGCCGCTGTCCAACGTCCCCTCGGACTTCCTGCGCCGGGGCGAGTTGCCGGGGCTCGTCGAGGAGCGGTTGTCGGTCGTCGAGCGGGCCTGCGACATCGAGCTGCTGCTGGGCCGCTGCGGCCAGGCCCTCGTGGAACTGTGGGCCGCCTCCCGGGCCCACCCCGGTCACGAGCGGTTCCGGGAACAGCTCATCGAGGCGCTCTACCGCAGCGGCCGGAAGGCCGACGCCCTGGCCGAGTACCGCGACGTCAAGCGGTACCTGCGCGAGGAACTCGGGGTGGACCCCGGCCCCGCGCTGCAGCGCCTGGAGCTGCGCATCCTGCGCGGCGACGTCCTGGGACCTCCGCCCCTTGCCGTGCCTGTCCGGGAGTCTGCTCGCACCGGTCGGGACGTCGCCGGCGGGAATCCCGCCGCCCGGCCCGCCGCAGTCACCGCGCCGCCCTTCCCTTCCACGTCCACACCCTCCCCATCATCCGCACCCACACCCGCATCAGCATCAGCATCAGCATCCGGGCCTATCCTCACGCCCCCTCCCACCCTCCCCATCACCGCCGTCTCCTCCTTCACCGGGCGGGCGACCGAGGGCGCCGCGATCGCCGCCCGCCTCACCGCCGACCGCTCGGGCCCCGCGCTGGTGGTGGTCTCGGGCGCTCCGGGCATCGGCAAGACGGCACTCGCCCTGCACGTGGCCCAGCTCGTGGGTCACCACTTCCCCGACGGCCGGTTCGCGGTGCGCATGACGCGGACGGACGGCACGCCGCGCACGTCGGCGGAAGTCGCCGCCGAACTGCAGGGCATGGCGGCGGCGCCCGGCCCAGCAAGTGCCTGCGGTGCGGACCGCCGAGTGCTGCTGATCCTGGACGACGTGGCGGACCCCGCCCTCGTCCGGCCGCTGCTGCCGACCGGCACGGGCAGCGCCGCGGTCCTCACCAGCAGGCTCGGCCTGGCCGGGCTGGTGGCGGCACACGGCGGCTGGGCCACGCGCCTGGACGCCCTCGCCGAGGACGAGTCGTCCCAACTGCTGTCGGCCGCCCTCGGGGACGTCCGGGCCGGGGCGGAGCCGGAGGCCGTACGCGAGCTGGCGGCCGCTTGCGGTCACTTCCCTCTCGCTCTGCGGATCGCGGCCGCCCGGCTTCTCACCCGCCCGCGCCTGGCGGTCGCCGACTGCGTGGCCTGGCTGCGCGAGGACCCGATGCGCAGGCTGTCCCTGCCCGACGACCCGCGGATGTCGGTTCCCCGGGTCCTGGGCGATGCTCTGCAGCGGCTGGACCCCCGCCTCGCCGAGGTGTTCCTCCGCATCGGCGGAGCCCCGCCGGCCCCGCTTTCGGTCGCCGATGCCGCGCGCCTTCTCGGGATACCGCCGGTGCCTGCGGAGGAAATTCTGGAGCAACTGGCGGATGCGGGCCTGCTGGAAGAGGAGCCGGCCGGTCGCTTCCGTATGCACGAACTGCTCCGGACATTCGCCCGGTGTGCCACCGGATACACCGGATACCAGGACGGCTCCCTCGCGTTGCCGTCGCGGCAGTGA
- a CDS encoding helix-turn-helix transcriptional regulator, whose translation MENQDQSPERPATVTCAPHAQSVSRLLRAWRERVDRRRIPELRRWGHRSGTRMSQADVARLTGVSEGWYRALETGAPREFSDAFLLRVAEALQLSETETLTLFLGVSGRRPPVSGTHDGLPTAAPATVALLEHQAPHPAYLSDAAWNILAANSPMTEWFPFALGPRPNLMRWALTSAEAREQILDWEDTCARTYLPMLRVASHGAPKNAEIRALIDEILATNGTCRRIWAEQHAVVEHPGGHRLRLRLPCHGGVETQVTSHVLVPAEQPDVRFVIVTTVD comes from the coding sequence ATGGAAAATCAGGACCAGAGTCCCGAGCGCCCGGCGACGGTCACGTGCGCCCCGCACGCCCAATCCGTCAGCCGGCTGCTGCGCGCTTGGAGGGAACGCGTCGACCGCCGGCGCATACCCGAACTGCGCCGCTGGGGACACCGGTCCGGAACGCGGATGTCACAGGCCGACGTGGCCAGACTCACCGGCGTGAGCGAAGGCTGGTACCGCGCCCTGGAGACCGGCGCCCCCCGCGAATTCTCGGACGCCTTCCTGCTCCGGGTCGCCGAGGCGCTGCAGCTGAGCGAGACCGAGACCCTCACGCTCTTCCTCGGCGTCTCGGGCCGCCGCCCGCCCGTCTCCGGCACGCACGACGGCCTGCCGACCGCCGCCCCGGCCACCGTCGCCCTCCTGGAGCACCAGGCCCCGCACCCGGCCTACCTCTCCGACGCCGCCTGGAACATCCTCGCCGCCAACTCGCCCATGACGGAGTGGTTCCCCTTCGCCCTCGGCCCCCGGCCCAACCTCATGCGCTGGGCCCTGACCTCGGCCGAGGCCCGCGAACAGATCCTGGACTGGGAGGACACCTGCGCCCGCACCTACCTCCCCATGCTCCGCGTCGCCAGCCACGGGGCCCCGAAGAACGCGGAGATCCGGGCCCTGATCGACGAGATCCTCGCCACCAACGGCACCTGCCGCCGCATCTGGGCCGAGCAGCACGCCGTGGTCGAACACCCCGGAGGTCACCGCCTCCGCCTGCGCCTGCCCTGCCACGGTGGCGTGGAGACCCAGGTCACCAGCCACGTCCTCGTCCCGGCCGAGCAGCCGGACGTGCGGTTCGTCATCGTGACGACGGTGGACTGA
- a CDS encoding DUF1707 SHOCT-like domain-containing protein, with the protein MAGDLSEAADSSLRRHVSEQRISHRDRDQAVEILRVAAGDGRLTIAELDERIEAAMAARTASDLAVLTADLPLEGMPPQAREVIRIDQRFGEGKRTGRWLVPRRMEIRLMFSDLKLDFTEAVITHDTLHIEVDLRIGGNLTLVTGPGIVVDADDVTYSRGEIKVRPVAGPEAPVRLRVVLAGRSTGGDIVARPPRGTPRQWLRRKPRAAGNAR; encoded by the coding sequence ATGGCAGGCGACCTCTCCGAAGCAGCTGATTCCTCACTCCGTCGACATGTGTCCGAGCAGCGGATATCCCACCGGGACCGGGATCAGGCCGTGGAGATCCTCCGCGTCGCGGCCGGTGACGGCCGGTTGACGATCGCCGAGCTGGACGAGCGCATAGAAGCGGCGATGGCGGCACGCACCGCCTCCGACCTCGCGGTGCTGACCGCTGATCTACCGCTCGAAGGGATGCCGCCGCAGGCCCGCGAGGTGATCCGGATCGACCAGCGCTTCGGCGAAGGCAAGCGCACCGGTCGCTGGCTGGTTCCACGCCGGATGGAGATCCGGCTGATGTTCAGCGACCTGAAGCTCGACTTCACCGAGGCCGTGATAACCCACGACACCCTGCACATCGAGGTCGATCTGCGTATCGGCGGAAATCTGACCCTGGTGACCGGACCGGGGATCGTGGTCGATGCCGACGACGTCACCTATAGCCGTGGTGAGATCAAGGTCCGCCCGGTCGCCGGCCCGGAGGCTCCGGTGCGACTGCGCGTCGTTCTGGCCGGCAGGTCGACCGGTGGCGACATCGTGGCCCGGCCACCGCGGGGCACGCCTCGGCAGTGGCTTCGACGCAAGCCTCGAGCAGCAGGCAACGCCCGTTGA
- a CDS encoding GNAT family N-acetyltransferase, with the protein MRRHEHVGPMALRAMQDLATRTFPATGYRHIGDLTWNWCLSLGRVNECPTAVWTEGGRTLAWGWLDLPDSLMLQVDPDHPELAHDVLAWAEQAAPGPLHVEVAGTESHLAKALEQRGYTQAVDGPFMACLDRSLTELPDVPRLPDGYAIRTQHDDTDVAGRAAAHRAAFGSTRVTTERHARMRDAWPYRPELDLGVTTPTGDVVAYCQGWYDEVNATGAFEPVGTHPDHRRLGLARAVCTAVLHAFARVGGRRAIVRSRGDAAYPVPKRLYESMGFTTYTRTHTFVGRPSD; encoded by the coding sequence ATGCGACGCCATGAACACGTCGGACCCATGGCGCTACGCGCCATGCAGGACCTGGCCACCCGAACCTTCCCGGCGACCGGCTACCGGCACATAGGTGACCTCACCTGGAATTGGTGTCTGTCTCTCGGCCGCGTCAATGAATGCCCGACGGCGGTCTGGACCGAAGGAGGCCGAACGCTGGCCTGGGGCTGGCTGGACCTACCGGACAGTCTGATGCTCCAAGTCGACCCGGACCACCCGGAACTGGCGCACGACGTCCTCGCTTGGGCCGAACAAGCGGCACCCGGCCCGCTGCACGTCGAGGTGGCCGGCACCGAATCACACCTGGCCAAAGCGCTGGAACAGCGGGGGTACACGCAGGCTGTCGACGGCCCGTTCATGGCATGCCTCGACCGTTCCCTCACCGAGCTGCCGGACGTTCCCCGCCTGCCGGACGGCTATGCGATCCGAACCCAGCATGACGACACCGACGTGGCCGGCCGGGCGGCCGCACACCGCGCTGCCTTCGGATCGACCCGAGTCACCACCGAACGTCATGCCCGCATGAGGGACGCCTGGCCCTATCGCCCCGAACTCGACCTCGGCGTGACAACGCCCACCGGAGACGTCGTGGCCTACTGCCAGGGCTGGTACGACGAGGTCAACGCGACCGGCGCGTTCGAACCAGTCGGCACCCATCCCGACCACCGCCGTCTGGGACTGGCCCGGGCCGTCTGCACGGCGGTGCTACATGCCTTCGCCCGTGTCGGTGGCCGGCGTGCCATCGTCCGCTCGCGGGGCGATGCCGCCTATCCCGTCCCCAAGCGGCTCTACGAATCCATGGGCTTCACCACGTACACCCGCACGCATACCTTCGTCGGCAGGCCATCGGACTGA